A genomic stretch from Kribbella amoyensis includes:
- a CDS encoding glycosyltransferase, whose amino-acid sequence MTLRIAQLANFVGPTSGGMRTAIEHLGQGYREAGAERILITPGERDSVTHTEVGTIVRMKAPKVGGGYRLITDPWRVIEALERFRPTTVEISDKSTLLPVARWARRNGIGSVLFSHERLDAMLSLRTGRQLGVAAGVGALYKLLSRTYDAVVVTSRYAAAEFDEVTTPLVRIPLGVDLDTFHPSLGAPVDDGVLKLVHAGRLSREKSPHLAVATAVELHRRGVPLRMDVYGSGPHLDELVAIAGDAPIYFRGYIGDRTELARHLTQADIALSVCPGETFGLAVLEALSAGTPVVTADTGGARELVDQYCGRWAAPNPVDLADAVLALANVPDRRAAARRRAEQYDWTTCIDRMLALHARLTASAGRSVA is encoded by the coding sequence ATGACACTTCGGATCGCGCAGCTCGCGAACTTCGTCGGTCCCACGTCGGGTGGGATGCGGACCGCGATCGAGCACCTCGGCCAGGGGTACCGCGAGGCCGGTGCCGAACGCATCCTGATCACGCCCGGCGAACGGGACAGCGTCACCCACACCGAAGTCGGCACGATCGTCCGGATGAAGGCGCCGAAGGTCGGAGGCGGGTACCGGCTGATCACCGATCCCTGGCGGGTGATCGAGGCGCTGGAGCGGTTCCGGCCGACGACCGTGGAGATCTCGGACAAGTCCACGTTGTTGCCAGTGGCAAGGTGGGCCCGGCGCAACGGCATCGGCTCCGTCCTGTTCAGCCACGAACGCCTGGACGCGATGCTCTCCCTGCGAACCGGCCGCCAACTCGGCGTCGCGGCCGGCGTCGGCGCGCTGTACAAGCTGCTGAGCCGCACGTACGACGCGGTCGTGGTCACGTCGAGGTACGCGGCCGCCGAGTTCGACGAGGTCACGACGCCGCTGGTCCGGATCCCGCTCGGCGTCGACCTGGACACGTTCCACCCGTCGCTCGGTGCACCGGTGGACGACGGCGTCCTCAAGCTGGTCCACGCGGGCCGCCTCTCCCGCGAGAAGAGCCCGCATCTCGCGGTGGCGACTGCCGTCGAGCTGCACCGACGGGGAGTACCGCTGCGCATGGACGTGTACGGCTCCGGGCCTCACCTGGACGAACTGGTCGCCATCGCCGGCGACGCCCCCATCTACTTCCGCGGCTATATCGGCGACCGAACAGAGCTGGCCCGCCACCTCACCCAAGCCGACATAGCCCTCTCCGTCTGCCCCGGCGAAACCTTCGGCCTCGCAGTCCTCGAAGCACTGTCCGCAGGTACACCGGTCGTCACCGCCGACACCGGAGGCGCCCGCGAGCTAGTGGATCAGTACTGCGGTCGCTGGGCGGCACCGAACCCCGTCGACCTGGCGGATGCCGTACTGGCCCTGGCTAACGTCCCGGACCGCCGTGCCGCTGCCCGGCGTCGAGCGGAGCAGTACGACTGGACCACCTGTATCGACCGCATGCTCGCCCTCCACGCCCGCCTCACCGCCTCGGCCGGCCGCTCCGTCGCCTGA
- a CDS encoding glycosyltransferase family 4 protein: MRIVMVAESFLPQINGVANTVRHVADRLLARGHELLIIAAGAGPDTYHGVRVLRARSFGIPGYKEFPVGLPDPAIERSMTEFKPDLVHLASPFFLGAYGLRAARRLGLPTVAVFQTDIAGFARQYPLFAKTDRAVWALLRRNHSRVDRTLAPSSASMALLMQAGIPRVQHWGRGVNLELFDPAHRSQQWRDEISPDGQPIVGYVGRLAAEKKVRRLAELSDLGCRVVVIGDGPDRASLEHSLPNATFLGMRRGAELASIFAGLDVFVHTGEHETFCQTIQEAQASGVATVGPAAGGPLDLIRPGETGLLFEPGQPGSLRSAVSFLLDNPDARASMAARGLQRVQTRTWPAVVDDLVDRHYAEVLHEATVVRPTPARTARVRRAA; this comes from the coding sequence GTGCGCATCGTCATGGTCGCTGAGTCGTTTCTGCCGCAGATCAATGGGGTGGCGAACACGGTTCGCCACGTCGCCGACCGGCTGCTCGCCCGGGGACACGAGTTGCTGATCATCGCCGCCGGCGCCGGGCCGGACACCTACCACGGAGTCCGGGTGCTTCGCGCCCGGAGCTTCGGGATTCCCGGGTACAAGGAGTTTCCGGTCGGGCTGCCCGATCCCGCGATCGAGCGGAGCATGACCGAGTTCAAGCCCGACCTGGTGCATCTCGCGTCGCCGTTCTTCCTGGGCGCGTACGGATTGCGCGCGGCGCGGCGGCTCGGGCTGCCGACGGTCGCCGTCTTCCAGACCGACATCGCGGGGTTCGCCCGGCAGTACCCGCTGTTCGCCAAGACGGACCGCGCGGTCTGGGCGTTGCTGCGGCGCAACCACTCTCGCGTCGATCGCACGCTGGCGCCTTCGTCGGCGTCGATGGCGTTGCTGATGCAGGCCGGGATCCCGCGGGTCCAGCACTGGGGCCGCGGGGTCAACCTCGAGCTCTTCGATCCCGCACATCGCTCGCAGCAGTGGCGGGACGAGATCTCGCCGGACGGGCAGCCGATCGTCGGGTACGTGGGCCGGCTGGCCGCGGAGAAGAAGGTCCGCCGGCTCGCCGAGCTGAGCGATCTCGGCTGCCGTGTGGTCGTGATCGGCGACGGCCCGGACCGCGCGTCCCTGGAACACTCCTTGCCCAATGCAACGTTCCTCGGAATGCGCCGGGGTGCGGAGCTCGCGTCGATCTTCGCCGGGCTGGACGTGTTCGTGCACACCGGCGAACACGAGACCTTCTGCCAGACCATCCAGGAAGCCCAGGCCTCAGGCGTCGCCACGGTCGGTCCGGCCGCGGGTGGCCCGCTCGACCTGATCCGGCCGGGTGAGACGGGATTGCTCTTCGAACCAGGGCAACCCGGTTCGCTGCGGAGCGCGGTCTCCTTCCTCCTCGACAACCCGGACGCGCGCGCCTCGATGGCAGCCCGTGGCCTCCAACGCGTCCAGACGAGAACCTGGCCCGCGGTCGTCGACGATCTCGTGGACAGGCACTACGCCGAAGTGCTGCACGAGGCGACCGTCGTACGCCCTACGCCCGCTCGTACCGCGCGGGTCCGGCGGGCCGCATGA
- a CDS encoding SCO4848 family membrane protein, producing the protein MKLERKHALVLIGVAVWNVVTYATFIKNLAATEGRPTGYYVAHTVLIVVNLGIAGVLGSWGVKAYRANRAVGSEPAPKADLNA; encoded by the coding sequence GTGAAACTCGAACGCAAGCACGCGCTGGTCCTGATCGGCGTCGCGGTGTGGAACGTGGTCACCTACGCGACCTTCATCAAGAACCTGGCCGCCACCGAGGGCCGGCCGACCGGGTACTACGTCGCGCACACCGTGCTGATCGTCGTCAACCTGGGCATCGCCGGGGTGCTCGGCAGCTGGGGCGTCAAGGCCTACCGGGCCAACCGCGCCGTGGGCTCCGAGCCGGCGCCGAAGGCCGACCTGAACGCCTGA
- a CDS encoding M55 family metallopeptidase, with product MRVYISADMEGITGLVDAEDVQPPGRDYERSRGMMTEDVNAAIRGAYDAGASTVLVNDAHGPMRNLLPDQLDSRAVLIKGRPKPMGMIEGLTAEYDAALCVGFHARAGVLGVLSHSYMGHEIEDMWLDDQPVGEIGMLHAAASSLGVPVALLTGDDAACAEMTDWDATVRTVPVKFAKDRFAAELVPVPDARATIEATAQLALRNLPERPRADGAAPRRLAVRWQSASVGSHLTAIPGVKRQDDRTVTVEAPMIDLYRLFNLFLRVATAVTSNPPYC from the coding sequence GTGCGGGTCTACATCAGCGCGGACATGGAAGGCATCACCGGACTGGTCGACGCCGAGGACGTCCAGCCACCGGGCCGCGACTACGAGCGCTCCCGGGGGATGATGACCGAGGACGTGAACGCGGCGATCCGCGGCGCGTACGACGCGGGCGCCAGCACCGTCCTGGTGAACGACGCCCACGGTCCGATGCGGAACCTGCTGCCCGACCAGCTCGACTCGCGGGCCGTGCTGATCAAGGGCCGGCCGAAGCCGATGGGCATGATCGAGGGGCTCACCGCGGAGTACGACGCCGCGCTGTGCGTCGGCTTCCACGCCCGCGCCGGGGTGCTCGGCGTCCTGAGCCACAGCTACATGGGTCATGAGATCGAGGACATGTGGCTCGACGACCAGCCGGTCGGTGAGATCGGCATGCTTCATGCGGCCGCCTCCTCGCTCGGCGTGCCGGTGGCGCTGCTCACCGGCGACGACGCGGCCTGTGCCGAGATGACGGACTGGGACGCCACCGTCCGGACGGTCCCGGTGAAGTTCGCCAAGGACCGCTTCGCCGCGGAGCTCGTCCCGGTCCCCGATGCCCGCGCGACGATCGAGGCCACCGCGCAACTCGCGCTGCGCAATCTCCCCGAGCGCCCGCGGGCCGATGGGGCCGCGCCCCGCCGGCTCGCCGTGCGCTGGCAGTCGGCCTCGGTCGGCTCCCACCTGACCGCGATCCCCGGGGTCAAGCGCCAGGACGATCGCACCGTCACCGTCGAGGCGCCGATGATCGACCTGTACCGGCTGTTCAACCTGTTCCTGCGTGTCGCCACCGCCGTCACCTCCAATCCGCCGTACTGCTGA
- a CDS encoding peptidase inhibitor family I36 protein, with the protein MFRKRVAAAVMISGLAVATFGAINPASASESAPAAGSVRMWEDPNYTGSQYVDATPANCPDGCDIDGWDGDNEISSVRNETTCTVRLYADDNFGGRSVDLAAGESYSNLELVGFDNDAESFQFVC; encoded by the coding sequence ATGTTCCGCAAGCGTGTAGCAGCAGCCGTGATGATCAGTGGCCTGGCCGTCGCGACGTTCGGCGCCATCAACCCCGCGTCTGCCTCGGAAAGCGCCCCGGCGGCCGGTTCGGTGCGGATGTGGGAGGACCCGAACTACACGGGCAGCCAGTACGTCGACGCGACGCCGGCCAACTGCCCGGACGGCTGCGACATCGACGGCTGGGACGGCGACAACGAGATTTCGTCCGTCCGCAACGAGACCACGTGCACCGTCCGGCTGTACGCGGACGACAACTTCGGCGGTCGGTCGGTGGACCTGGCCGCGGGCGAGTCCTACAGCAACCTGGAGCTGGTCGGCTTCGACAACGACGCGGAGAGCTTCCAGTTCGTCTGCTGA
- a CDS encoding succinate dehydrogenase hydrophobic membrane anchor subunit, whose translation MTDIAQPRSAGRSRSLKGGGRNRSGQTNFELYSWLFMRLSGLALVVLVLGHLFTNLMLGGGITALDFGFVAGKWANPLWQVWDLLMLWLAMLHGTNGLRTIINDYAEKDQTRFWLKSLLITASIVIVVLGTLVIFTFDPCLDPNSTLSVCSK comes from the coding sequence ATGACCGACATCGCCCAGCCGCGCTCGGCCGGCCGATCCCGCTCGCTCAAGGGCGGCGGCCGCAACCGGTCCGGCCAGACCAACTTCGAGCTGTACAGCTGGCTGTTCATGCGGCTGTCCGGGCTCGCCCTGGTCGTGCTGGTGCTCGGCCACCTGTTCACCAACCTGATGCTCGGCGGCGGGATCACCGCGCTCGACTTCGGTTTCGTGGCCGGCAAGTGGGCCAACCCGCTCTGGCAGGTCTGGGACCTGCTGATGCTGTGGCTGGCCATGCTGCACGGCACGAACGGGCTGCGCACGATCATCAACGACTACGCCGAGAAGGACCAGACCCGGTTCTGGCTGAAGTCCCTGCTGATCACCGCCTCGATCGTGATCGTCGTGCTCGGCACCCTGGTGATCTTCACCTTCGACCCCTGCCTCGACCCCAACTCCACGCTGTCGGTCTGCAGCAAGTAA
- a CDS encoding MBL fold metallo-hydrolase, whose translation MSFWICATCAVEHSGKVEVCAICADERQWVPADGQRWTTLDELAGRGYEVRFKDVEPGLVGMTSEPGAGIGQQSMLVTTSEGNLLWDPIGYLDDAAVRRIGELGGVAAIIASHPHMYGVQVEWSHRLGDVPVYVSEADAEWVARQDAVIRTWSGTLEPLPGITVIQPGGHFPGSAVAHWAEGAEGKGVILAGDTIFANPDRTSVSFMRSYPNRIPLSGAVVDRVAKALDVFSYDRLYGNFGASIPEDARGVVRRSADRHAAWVRGDFDHLT comes from the coding sequence GTGAGTTTCTGGATCTGTGCGACGTGTGCCGTCGAGCACTCCGGCAAGGTCGAGGTGTGCGCCATCTGCGCCGACGAGCGGCAGTGGGTACCGGCCGACGGGCAGCGCTGGACCACGCTCGACGAGCTGGCCGGGCGGGGGTACGAGGTCCGCTTCAAGGACGTCGAACCAGGGCTGGTCGGGATGACGTCCGAACCGGGCGCCGGAATCGGCCAGCAGTCGATGCTCGTCACGACGAGTGAGGGCAACCTGCTCTGGGACCCGATCGGGTACCTCGACGACGCCGCCGTACGCCGGATCGGTGAACTGGGCGGTGTCGCGGCGATCATCGCGAGCCACCCGCACATGTACGGGGTACAGGTGGAGTGGAGTCATCGGCTCGGCGACGTGCCGGTGTACGTGTCGGAGGCGGACGCCGAGTGGGTCGCGCGGCAGGACGCGGTGATCCGTACCTGGTCGGGGACGCTGGAGCCGTTGCCGGGGATCACGGTGATCCAGCCGGGCGGGCACTTCCCCGGGAGCGCGGTCGCACACTGGGCGGAAGGGGCCGAGGGCAAGGGCGTGATCCTTGCCGGCGACACCATCTTCGCCAACCCGGACCGGACGTCGGTGAGCTTCATGCGCTCGTACCCGAACCGCATCCCGCTGTCGGGTGCCGTGGTGGATCGGGTGGCGAAGGCGCTGGACGTCTTTTCGTACGACCGGTTGTACGGGAACTTCGGAGCGTCGATTCCCGAGGACGCGCGCGGGGTGGTTCGGCGGTCGGCGGATCGGCACGCGGCGTGGGTACGGGGGGACTTCGATCATTTGACGTGA
- a CDS encoding helix-turn-helix transcriptional regulator, with protein sequence MKRMVGNVKAGAEVSAWRPAVDGIVEVLHAYFPSHAYPSHTHDAWTVLLVDEGVVRYDLDHREHGLAQTQVSLLPPNVPHDGRSVRPEGFRKRVLYLEPERLGYDVIGAAVDQPELVDPVLRRRIHQLHGVLADGREPLEAESRLLLVEERLRQHLLRAVSAPPDRRDPGVAHKLREVLDAHLPTGITLDEASRLVHAHPAHLVRAFSREFGMPPHRYLTGRRVDLARRYLLAGRPATEVAQLAGFYDQSHLTRHFRRMLGVTPSRFARV encoded by the coding sequence GTGAAGCGTATGGTCGGGAACGTGAAGGCCGGTGCCGAGGTCAGTGCGTGGCGCCCCGCGGTGGACGGGATCGTCGAGGTCCTGCACGCGTACTTCCCCTCGCACGCGTACCCGAGCCACACGCACGATGCCTGGACGGTGCTCCTGGTGGACGAGGGCGTGGTCCGCTACGACCTGGATCATCGCGAGCACGGTCTGGCCCAGACACAGGTCTCCCTCTTACCGCCGAACGTCCCGCACGACGGCCGCTCGGTCCGTCCGGAGGGCTTCCGCAAACGCGTCCTCTACCTGGAGCCGGAGCGGCTGGGGTACGACGTGATCGGCGCGGCCGTGGATCAGCCGGAGCTGGTGGATCCGGTGCTGCGCCGGCGGATTCACCAGTTGCACGGAGTGCTCGCGGACGGCAGGGAGCCGCTCGAGGCGGAGAGCCGGCTGCTGCTGGTGGAGGAACGTCTTCGGCAGCACCTGCTCCGGGCCGTCAGCGCACCACCGGATCGCCGCGATCCGGGCGTGGCCCACAAGCTGCGCGAAGTGCTCGACGCGCACCTGCCGACGGGGATCACGCTCGACGAGGCGTCGCGGTTGGTGCACGCTCATCCGGCGCACCTGGTCCGCGCGTTCAGCCGGGAGTTCGGGATGCCGCCGCATCGGTATCTCACCGGCCGGCGGGTCGATCTGGCCCGGCGGTACCTGCTGGCCGGGCGGCCGGCGACCGAGGTGGCGCAACTGGCCGGGTTCTACGACCAGTCGCACCTGACCCGGCACTTCCGCCGGATGCTCGGCGTCACCCCGAGCCGGTTCGCCCGGGTCTGA
- a CDS encoding succinate dehydrogenase iron-sulfur subunit, with product MDVKVKILRYNPEVVDEAEWKTYSVTLQPTDRVLDALHKVKWEQDGTLTFRRSCAHGVCGSDAMRINGRNRLACKTLIKDLNPDKEITVEPIKGLPVLKDLVVDMEPFFDAYRSVMPFLVTSGHEPTRERIQSQADRDRFDDTTKCILCAACTTSCPVFWSDGQYFGPQAIVGAHRFIFDSRDEGTEQRLEILNDKEGVWRCRTTFNCTDACPRGIEVTKAIQEVKRALIFRRV from the coding sequence ATGGACGTCAAGGTCAAGATCCTCAGGTACAACCCGGAGGTCGTCGACGAGGCCGAGTGGAAGACGTACTCGGTCACGCTGCAGCCGACGGACCGGGTGCTGGACGCGCTGCACAAGGTCAAGTGGGAGCAGGACGGCACGCTCACGTTCCGCCGGTCCTGCGCGCACGGTGTCTGCGGTTCCGACGCGATGCGGATCAACGGCCGCAACCGGCTGGCCTGCAAGACGCTGATCAAGGACCTGAACCCGGACAAGGAGATCACCGTCGAGCCCATCAAGGGCCTGCCGGTGCTCAAGGACCTGGTCGTCGACATGGAGCCGTTCTTCGACGCGTACCGCTCGGTGATGCCGTTCCTGGTCACCAGCGGGCACGAGCCGACCCGGGAGCGGATCCAGTCGCAGGCGGACCGGGACCGGTTCGACGACACCACCAAGTGCATCCTGTGCGCCGCGTGCACCACGTCCTGCCCGGTGTTCTGGTCCGATGGCCAGTACTTCGGCCCGCAGGCGATCGTCGGCGCGCACCGGTTCATCTTCGACAGCCGTGACGAGGGCACCGAGCAGCGGCTGGAGATCCTGAACGACAAGGAGGGTGTCTGGCGCTGCCGGACCACCTTCAACTGCACCGACGCCTGCCCGCGCGGGATCGAGGTCACCAAGGCGATCCAGGAAGTCAAGCGGGCGTTGATCTTCCGCCGCGTCTGA
- a CDS encoding DUF2000 domain-containing protein, translated as MDNENQPQRFDTKIAVLLRDDLATWQRLNVTAFLVSGIAATLPEVVGEPYEDADATRYLPMFRQPVLVFEGSKEFMSVAHGRALSRQIPHSVFTADLFATGNDRDNRAAVRAVRRDELDLVGFALHGPKNAVDKILKGSRMHP; from the coding sequence GTGGACAACGAGAACCAGCCCCAGCGCTTCGACACCAAGATCGCCGTCCTGCTCCGCGACGACCTGGCTACCTGGCAACGACTGAACGTCACCGCGTTCCTGGTCAGCGGGATCGCGGCGACCCTGCCTGAGGTGGTCGGCGAGCCGTACGAGGACGCCGACGCGACCCGGTACCTGCCGATGTTCCGGCAGCCGGTGCTCGTGTTCGAGGGGTCGAAGGAGTTCATGAGCGTCGCGCACGGCCGTGCGCTGAGCCGGCAGATCCCGCACTCCGTCTTCACGGCCGATCTGTTTGCCACTGGCAACGATCGGGACAACCGCGCGGCCGTTCGCGCGGTCCGGCGGGACGAGCTCGACCTCGTCGGCTTCGCGCTGCACGGCCCCAAGAACGCGGTCGACAAGATCCTCAAGGGCTCCCGCATGCACCCGTGA
- a CDS encoding IS3 family transposase (programmed frameshift): MPKAFPLEFRRDVVAVARKGEAPIAQVAKDFGISVSCLQRWLKLADIEDGHQSGATREESAELREVKKRNRQLEQENEILRRAAAYFARDVNPKMMYPLVLDLAADAIPVAVTCRVLGFTTQAFYKWRKNPVTQRDFDDAHLINVAIDIHADDPTFGYRLIADELADAGVAAGENRVARLCSQERIWSIHAKKRGLTRKAGPPVHDDLVKRGFSAAGPNLIWLTDITEHATAEGKLYLCAIKDVYSNRIVGYSIGSRMKASLAVSALRNAIALRAPTANLIVHSDRGSQFRSTKFVRVLKAYQLRGSMGRVGACGDNAAMESFFALLQKNVLDRRRWTTRHELRLAIVSWIETTYHRRRRQRGLGKLTPIEFETLQPVVLAA; the protein is encoded by the exons GTGCCGAAAGCGTTTCCGTTGGAGTTCCGTCGTGATGTGGTCGCGGTTGCCCGCAAGGGTGAGGCGCCGATCGCGCAGGTCGCGAAGGACTTCGGGATTTCCGTGTCGTGTCTGCAGCGCTGGCTGAAGCTGGCCGATATCGAGGACGGTCACCAGTCGGGCGCCACTCGGGAGGAGTCGGCTGAGCTGCGCGAGGTGAAGAAGCGCAACCGGCAGTTGGAGCAGGAGAACGAGATCTTGCGGCGCGCCGCGGCCTACTTCGCCCGCGACGTCAACCCAA AAATGATGTACCCGCTGGTCCTTGACCTCGCCGCCGACGCGATCCCTGTCGCGGTGACCTGCCGGGTACTCGGCTTCACCACCCAAGCCTTCTACAAGTGGCGCAAGAATCCTGTCACGCAAAGAGATTTCGACGATGCGCACCTGATCAACGTCGCCATCGACATTCACGCCGATGACCCGACGTTCGGGTACCGGTTGATCGCCGACGAGCTCGCCGACGCCGGAGTCGCCGCGGGTGAGAACCGGGTCGCCAGGTTGTGCTCGCAGGAGCGGATCTGGTCGATCCACGCCAAGAAACGCGGCCTGACCCGCAAGGCCGGCCCACCGGTGCACGACGACCTGGTGAAACGCGGGTTCAGCGCGGCCGGACCGAACCTGATCTGGCTGACCGACATCACCGAACACGCCACAGCTGAGGGCAAGCTCTACCTCTGCGCGATCAAGGACGTCTACTCCAACCGGATCGTCGGTTACTCGATCGGGTCACGAATGAAGGCGTCCCTGGCGGTGTCAGCGCTGCGGAACGCGATCGCCTTGCGGGCACCAACTGCCAATCTGATCGTGCACTCGGATCGCGGCAGCCAGTTCCGGTCCACGAAATTCGTCCGGGTCTTGAAGGCCTACCAGCTGCGCGGATCAATGGGCCGCGTCGGAGCTTGCGGCGACAACGCCGCGATGGAGTCATTCTTCGCCCTGCTGCAGAAGAATGTTCTGGACCGACGACGCTGGACCACCAGACACGAACTGCGTCTGGCGATCGTGTCCTGGATCGAGACCACCTACCACCGCCGACGCCGCCAACGCGGCCTCGGCAAACTCACACCCATCGAGTTTGAGACACTTCAACCGGTCGTACTCGCGGCCTGA
- the sdhC gene encoding succinate dehydrogenase, cytochrome b556 subunit, whose translation MWSWVAHRITGVGIFFFLLVHVLDTALVRVSPEAYNEVIGTYKNPIVGLLEVGLVAAILFHAFNGIRLILVDFWAKGPRYQRQLMIGVGVVWFVLFVPFVIRHLTHVFGG comes from the coding sequence ATGTGGTCGTGGGTGGCGCACCGCATCACCGGGGTCGGGATCTTCTTCTTCCTCCTGGTCCACGTGCTCGACACCGCGCTGGTCCGGGTGTCGCCGGAGGCGTACAACGAGGTCATCGGCACCTACAAGAACCCGATCGTCGGCCTGCTCGAGGTCGGCCTGGTCGCCGCCATCCTGTTCCACGCCTTCAACGGCATCCGGCTGATCCTGGTGGACTTCTGGGCCAAGGGCCCGCGGTACCAGCGGCAGCTGATGATCGGTGTCGGTGTCGTCTGGTTCGTGCTGTTCGTGCCCTTCGTCATCCGGCACCTGACCCACGTGTTCGGAGGCTGA
- the sdhA gene encoding succinate dehydrogenase flavoprotein subunit, which yields MQRHQYDVVIVGAGGAGMRAALESSKRTRTAVLTKLYPTRSHTGAAQGGMCAALANVEEDNWEWHTFDTVKGGDFLVDQDAAEVMCREAVDAVLDLEKMGLPFNRTAEGKIDQRFFGGHTRNHGEAVVRRSCFAADRTGHMILQTLYQQCIKQNVEFFNEFYVLDLLMVAGKATGVVAYELATGELHIFSAKSIVFASGGFGKVFRTTSNAHTLTGDGMGIVWRKGLPLEDMEFFQFHPTGLAGLGVLLSEAARGEGGILRNKDNERFMERYAPTVKDLAPRDMVARAMANEVREGRGCGPEGAYVMLDLTHLEPAHIDAKLPDITEFARTYLGVEPYTEQIPVFPTAHYAMGGIPTNIKGEALANNDDVIPGLYAAGEVACVSVHGANRLGTNSLLDINVFGRRAGIAAAEYAETAEFEELPEQPEDFVVDLIEGLRTSTGQERVAAIRSDLQATMDLNAQVYRTEGSLKQAQTDLEALKKRFADVSVQDKGKRFNTDLLEAVELGFLIDLAEVLVESALARKESRGGHFREDYDKRDDVNFMRHTMAYREVDADGNASIRLDYKPVVQTRYKPMERKY from the coding sequence ATGCAACGCCATCAGTACGACGTGGTGATCGTGGGCGCGGGCGGCGCCGGAATGCGCGCCGCGCTGGAGTCCAGCAAGCGCACTCGCACCGCGGTGCTCACCAAGCTGTACCCGACCCGGTCCCACACCGGCGCGGCCCAGGGCGGCATGTGTGCCGCGCTGGCCAACGTCGAGGAGGACAACTGGGAGTGGCACACCTTCGACACGGTCAAGGGTGGCGACTTCCTGGTCGACCAGGACGCGGCCGAGGTGATGTGCCGCGAGGCCGTCGACGCGGTCCTCGACCTGGAGAAGATGGGCCTGCCGTTCAACCGGACCGCCGAGGGCAAGATCGACCAGCGGTTCTTCGGCGGCCACACCCGCAACCACGGTGAGGCCGTGGTCCGCCGGTCCTGCTTCGCCGCGGACCGCACCGGCCACATGATCCTGCAGACGCTGTACCAGCAGTGCATCAAGCAGAACGTCGAGTTCTTCAACGAGTTCTACGTGCTCGACCTGCTGATGGTGGCCGGCAAGGCGACCGGCGTGGTCGCGTACGAGCTGGCCACCGGTGAGCTGCACATCTTCTCGGCGAAGTCGATCGTGTTCGCCTCGGGCGGGTTCGGCAAGGTCTTCCGGACCACGTCGAACGCGCACACCCTGACCGGCGACGGGATGGGCATCGTCTGGCGCAAGGGCCTGCCACTGGAGGACATGGAGTTCTTCCAGTTCCACCCGACCGGCCTGGCCGGACTCGGCGTCCTGCTGTCGGAGGCGGCCCGTGGTGAGGGCGGCATCCTGCGGAACAAGGACAACGAACGGTTCATGGAGCGGTACGCCCCGACCGTGAAGGACCTAGCCCCGCGCGACATGGTGGCCCGCGCGATGGCGAACGAGGTCCGCGAGGGACGTGGCTGCGGCCCCGAGGGCGCGTACGTGATGCTCGACCTGACCCACCTCGAGCCCGCGCACATCGACGCGAAGCTGCCGGACATCACCGAGTTCGCTCGCACCTACCTGGGTGTGGAGCCGTACACCGAGCAGATCCCGGTGTTCCCGACCGCGCACTACGCGATGGGCGGCATCCCGACCAACATCAAGGGCGAGGCGCTGGCCAACAACGACGACGTCATCCCCGGCCTGTACGCCGCGGGCGAGGTCGCTTGCGTGTCCGTGCACGGTGCGAACCGGCTCGGGACGAACTCGCTGCTCGACATCAACGTGTTCGGCCGGCGCGCCGGGATCGCGGCCGCGGAGTACGCGGAGACGGCGGAGTTCGAGGAGCTGCCGGAGCAGCCGGAGGACTTCGTGGTCGACCTGATCGAGGGTCTGCGCACGTCCACCGGCCAGGAGCGGGTGGCCGCGATCCGGTCCGACCTGCAGGCGACGATGGACCTGAACGCGCAGGTGTACCGGACCGAGGGCTCGCTGAAGCAGGCGCAGACCGATCTGGAGGCGCTGAAGAAGCGGTTCGCGGACGTCTCGGTGCAGGACAAGGGCAAGCGGTTCAACACCGACCTGCTCGAGGCGGTCGAGCTGGGCTTCCTGATCGACCTCGCAGAGGTCCTGGTGGAGTCCGCGCTGGCGCGTAAGGAGTCCCGCGGCGGGCACTTCCGCGAGGACTACGACAAACGCGACGACGTGAACTTCATGCGGCACACGATGGCGTACCGCGAGGTCGATGCCGACGGCAACGCCAGCATCCGGCTCGACTACAAACCGGTCGTCCAGACCCGCTACAAGCCGATGGAGCGCAAGTACTGA